One window of Mesorhizobium loti R88b genomic DNA carries:
- a CDS encoding VOC family protein: MLHHISFGVSNIERATAFYDAVLAPLGYIRVWDDLRPGEPDQAVGYGIAGGGDKLALKLRSKGQRPPGPGFHLAFAAPDRQSIAQFHAAALAHGGRDNGAPGPRPDYGAHYYAAFVVDPDGHRIEAVLNAPG, translated from the coding sequence ATGCTGCACCACATCTCCTTCGGCGTTTCGAACATCGAACGCGCGACCGCCTTCTACGATGCCGTGCTGGCGCCGCTCGGCTATATCAGGGTCTGGGACGATCTCAGGCCCGGCGAGCCCGACCAAGCGGTGGGCTACGGGATTGCCGGCGGCGGCGACAAGCTGGCGCTGAAACTTCGCTCGAAAGGGCAGCGTCCGCCTGGTCCGGGTTTTCATCTGGCCTTTGCCGCTCCGGATCGCCAGAGCATCGCGCAATTCCACGCGGCAGCGCTTGCTCATGGCGGCCGTGACAACGGCGCGCCCGGCCCGCGGCCCGACTATGGTGCGCACTATTATGCCGCCTTCGTCGTCGACCCGGACGGTCACCGTATCGAGGCCGTCCTCAACGCGCCGGGGTAG
- a CDS encoding DUF2189 domain-containing protein, which yields MAGFHVMADAYGMHVQPTVRRINTADLWDALRLGAEDFWAKPSHYVFLCLIYPIVGLILTQWTSGSNAIQLVYPLMSGFALLGPFAAIGLYEISRRRELGMNTDWRHALDVRRSPALPSIAVIGIMLFVLFLLWLFTAQSIYSSLFGDQPPASIGAFVRDVLTTGKGWTLIVLGNAAGFVFAVVVLATTVIAFPLMLDRDVGAVSAIETSASAVMANPLQMALWGLLVAVLLVIGSIPLFAGLAVVMPILGHATWHLYRKVIEPAQIRPIRRPM from the coding sequence ATGGCTGGCTTTCACGTCATGGCGGACGCGTATGGGATGCATGTGCAGCCCACGGTGCGACGCATAAACACGGCGGATCTCTGGGACGCGCTCAGGCTCGGCGCCGAGGATTTCTGGGCGAAACCGTCCCACTATGTGTTCCTGTGCCTGATCTATCCGATCGTCGGCCTGATCCTGACGCAATGGACATCGGGCTCCAATGCCATCCAGCTTGTCTATCCCTTGATGTCGGGCTTTGCCCTGCTCGGGCCTTTTGCCGCCATCGGGCTCTACGAGATCAGCCGCCGGCGGGAACTCGGCATGAACACGGATTGGCGCCACGCATTGGATGTGCGCCGTTCTCCGGCGTTGCCGTCGATCGCGGTCATCGGCATCATGCTGTTTGTGCTGTTCCTGTTGTGGCTGTTCACCGCGCAATCGATCTACAGCAGCTTGTTTGGCGATCAGCCGCCGGCTTCGATCGGCGCCTTTGTCCGCGACGTGCTGACGACCGGCAAGGGTTGGACATTGATCGTGCTCGGCAATGCGGCCGGTTTTGTCTTTGCCGTGGTGGTGCTGGCCACAACGGTCATCGCCTTTCCGCTGATGCTCGACCGTGATGTCGGTGCCGTCTCGGCAATCGAGACCTCGGCCAGCGCGGTGATGGCAAACCCGCTGCAGATGGCGCTGTGGGGGCTGCTGGTTGCCGTGCTGCTGGTGATCGGCTCGATCCCGCTGTTTGCCGGGCTGGCCGTGGTCATGCCGATCCTGGGCCATGCCACCTGGCACCTCTACCGCAAGGTGATCGAGCCGGCGCAGATCCGGCCGATCCGCCGGCCGATGTAG
- a CDS encoding LysE family translocator: protein MPDTANHLAFALVCLGMVLTPGPNMIYLISRSLSQGPKAGLISLGGVAVGFLFYVVSAAFGITALLLAVPYAYDALRFAGVLYLLWLAWQAVKPGGRSPFQVRDLPKDGPRKLFAMGLMTNLLNPKVAVLYLSLLPQFISISKGHVLSQLLVLGATQITISLTVNAIIAVTAGSIATFLAGRPLWLVIQRWMMGGVLTALALKMATDAQR from the coding sequence ATGCCCGATACCGCCAACCATCTCGCCTTCGCGCTGGTCTGCCTTGGCATGGTGCTGACGCCGGGCCCGAACATGATCTACCTGATCTCGCGTTCGCTGTCGCAAGGGCCGAAGGCCGGACTGATTTCACTTGGCGGGGTCGCGGTCGGCTTCCTGTTCTACGTGGTATCGGCAGCGTTCGGCATCACCGCGCTGCTGCTGGCCGTGCCCTATGCCTACGACGCGCTGCGCTTTGCCGGCGTGCTCTATCTCTTGTGGCTGGCCTGGCAGGCCGTGAAGCCGGGCGGACGGTCGCCGTTCCAGGTGCGCGACCTGCCGAAAGACGGGCCGCGCAAGCTGTTCGCCATGGGACTGATGACCAATCTACTCAACCCCAAAGTGGCGGTTCTCTATCTGTCGCTGCTGCCGCAATTCATCAGCATCAGCAAAGGCCACGTCCTGTCGCAGCTGCTGGTTCTGGGCGCGACGCAGATCACCATCAGCCTGACCGTCAACGCCATCATCGCAGTGACCGCCGGCTCGATCGCCACCTTCCTTGCCGGACGGCCATTATGGCTGGTCATCCAGCGCTGGATGATGGGAGGCGTGCTGACGGCGCTGGCGCTGAAAATGGCGACCGACGCGCAGCGCTGA
- a CDS encoding MipA/OmpV family protein: protein MSSVGKISVALATLMLATTSAAEAGDGAFGWLSGDWYLTVGATGLVAPNFEGGKKYMLSAQPIISLGKAGPQARFTSRNDNISLALVDDGSVRAGLTGKFLFRRDDSNADELKGLDPVRWGGEVGGFFEFYPTDWLRARAELRHGIRAHNGFVADIAADAFYDVTPTVRISGGPRVSFASANYFDAYYGVNAQEAAASGLSQYNPGGGLKSVGLGGAVTWKVTDPMTASLFGEYSRLEGPAADSSLVRERGDRNQFMVGVSTTYRFDFKM from the coding sequence ATGAGTTCGGTCGGAAAGATTTCTGTAGCCTTGGCTACCCTGATGCTGGCGACGACAAGTGCGGCTGAGGCCGGCGACGGCGCGTTCGGCTGGCTGTCCGGCGACTGGTATCTGACGGTTGGCGCCACTGGCCTGGTGGCGCCGAATTTCGAGGGCGGCAAGAAGTACATGCTCAGCGCCCAGCCCATCATTTCACTGGGCAAGGCCGGTCCCCAGGCACGCTTCACCTCGCGCAACGACAATATCTCGCTGGCGCTTGTCGATGATGGCAGCGTCCGCGCCGGCCTGACCGGCAAGTTCCTGTTCAGGCGCGATGACAGCAATGCCGACGAACTCAAGGGCCTTGATCCGGTTCGCTGGGGTGGCGAAGTCGGCGGCTTCTTCGAATTCTATCCGACGGATTGGCTGCGCGCGCGTGCCGAGCTGCGGCATGGCATCCGAGCCCATAACGGCTTTGTCGCCGATATCGCCGCCGACGCTTTCTACGACGTGACGCCAACGGTCAGGATTTCGGGTGGACCGCGCGTGTCTTTTGCCTCGGCGAATTATTTCGACGCCTATTATGGCGTCAACGCGCAGGAAGCCGCGGCCTCGGGCCTTAGCCAGTACAATCCCGGTGGCGGCCTGAAATCCGTCGGCCTCGGCGGCGCGGTGACGTGGAAGGTGACGGATCCGATGACAGCCAGCCTGTTCGGCGAATATTCGCGCCTGGAGGGTCCGGCGGCCGATTCCAGCCTGGTCCGGGAGCGCGGCGACCGCAACCAGTTCATGGTCGGTGTGTCGACCACCTATCGCTTCGACTTCAAGATGTAA
- a CDS encoding bifunctional riboflavin kinase/FAD synthetase, whose product MVTFQHLSVTGPLPANLRGGVVAIGNFDGVHRGHQAVLERALAEAARRGVPALVLTFEPHPRTIFRPDMPLFVLTPPPMKARLLSLLGFAALVEQPFTRDFASLSAEAFVTDVLERTLGITHAVTGFDFHFGKDRQGGPAYLMAAGERHGFGVTLVDAFRDEGAEVISSSRIRSLLCDGEVAEAAGLLGYRFTVESEVVGGQQLGRTLGFPTANMRLPAQATLREGIYAVRFRRADGTLHDGVASFGRRPTVDDNGAPLLETFVFDFSGDLYGEICQVSFFGFLRSEIKFDGLDALVVQMKRDEEEARALLAGVKPLSGLDAAVAF is encoded by the coding sequence ATGGTGACCTTCCAGCACCTCTCGGTAACCGGCCCACTGCCTGCCAATCTGCGTGGCGGCGTTGTCGCGATCGGCAATTTCGACGGCGTCCACCGTGGTCATCAGGCGGTGCTCGAACGGGCATTGGCCGAGGCAGCGCGGCGTGGTGTGCCTGCCCTGGTGCTGACCTTCGAGCCGCACCCGCGAACGATCTTCAGGCCTGACATGCCGCTGTTCGTGCTGACGCCGCCGCCGATGAAGGCGCGGTTGCTGTCGTTGCTGGGCTTTGCAGCACTTGTCGAGCAGCCGTTCACGCGCGACTTCGCCTCGCTGTCGGCGGAAGCCTTCGTCACCGATGTGCTGGAGAGGACGCTTGGCATTACCCACGCCGTGACCGGTTTCGATTTCCATTTCGGCAAGGACCGCCAGGGCGGGCCGGCCTATCTGATGGCGGCCGGCGAACGCCATGGCTTCGGTGTCACGCTCGTCGACGCTTTCCGCGACGAGGGCGCCGAGGTGATTTCGTCGAGCCGGATCCGGTCCTTGCTCTGCGATGGCGAGGTGGCCGAGGCCGCCGGCCTGCTCGGTTATCGCTTCACGGTGGAAAGCGAGGTCGTGGGCGGCCAGCAGCTCGGGCGAACGCTCGGTTTTCCGACCGCGAACATGAGGCTTCCCGCGCAAGCCACTCTTAGGGAAGGCATCTACGCCGTCCGCTTCCGGCGCGCCGACGGCACGCTGCATGACGGTGTCGCCAGCTTCGGCCGTCGCCCGACCGTCGATGACAATGGCGCGCCGCTGCTGGAAACCTTCGTCTTCGATTTTTCCGGCGATCTCTATGGCGAGATCTGCCAGGTCTCGTTCTTCGGCTTCCTGCGCAGCGAGATCAAGTTTGACGGACTCGATGCGCTGGTCGTGCAGATGAAACGCGATGAAGAAGAGGCGAGGGCACTGCTGGCCGGCGTCAAGCCGCTCTCCGGTCTCGACGCAGCCGTGGCTTTCTGA
- a CDS encoding HdeD family acid-resistance protein, with the protein MTLHGDTLKNAIGQTRQKWGWFVGLGVLLLILGGIAFGNLFIATVASVYVVGWLMLVAGIIEIMHAFGVKTWGRFFYWLLSGLLYAVAGFFAFDNPLLASAVLTFLLAVALVASGALRAWVGYSHRPESGWGWIVAAGVISVLAGLIIAMGWPVNSLWVLGLFLAIDLVFQGWTFIAVGLALKK; encoded by the coding sequence ATGACCCTGCACGGCGATACACTGAAGAACGCGATCGGCCAGACACGACAGAAGTGGGGATGGTTCGTAGGGCTCGGCGTGTTGCTGCTGATCCTCGGTGGCATCGCCTTCGGCAATCTGTTCATCGCCACCGTGGCTTCCGTCTATGTCGTCGGCTGGCTGATGCTGGTGGCCGGCATCATCGAGATCATGCATGCTTTCGGCGTCAAGACCTGGGGCCGCTTCTTCTACTGGCTGCTCAGCGGACTGCTTTATGCGGTCGCCGGATTTTTCGCTTTCGACAATCCTCTGCTGGCCTCGGCGGTGCTGACCTTCCTGCTGGCCGTTGCGCTCGTCGCTTCCGGCGCGCTGCGGGCCTGGGTCGGCTACAGCCATCGTCCGGAAAGCGGCTGGGGCTGGATCGTCGCGGCAGGCGTCATCAGCGTGCTTGCGGGCCTGATCATCGCCATGGGTTGGCCGGTCAACAGCCTGTGGGTGCTCGGACTGTTCCTGGCGATCGACCTGGTCTTCCAGGGCTGGACTTTCATCGCCGTCGGCCTCGCACTAAAGAAATAG
- a CDS encoding TIGR01459 family HAD-type hydrolase, with protein sequence MAAKPEIVGSLEDVSKAYSAILCDVWGVVHNGEWHFPAAAAALAAARAAGTPVVLITNSPRRSADVVAQMSAIGVPPSAYDRVVTSGDVTRDLIAEGPRKIFHIGADRDLTLYDGLDIELVEEFEAAGVVCTGFFDDEVEKPEDYADLLRRLRARNLPFICANPDIMVERGERIIWCAGALARDYAQLGGRTLIAGKPHAPIYDVAMKEVAEVLGRPVERSQVLAIGDGMMTDVKGAADNGFNVLYVSGGIHARDYGDPLRPDPARLGVFLERHGYRPVAVIARLQ encoded by the coding sequence ATGGCGGCTAAGCCTGAAATCGTTGGCTCGCTCGAAGACGTGTCGAAAGCCTATTCGGCAATTCTGTGCGATGTCTGGGGCGTGGTGCACAATGGCGAATGGCATTTTCCGGCGGCCGCCGCAGCGCTGGCAGCGGCAAGGGCGGCCGGTACTCCCGTTGTTCTCATCACCAATTCGCCCCGCCGCAGCGCCGATGTCGTGGCCCAGATGAGCGCGATCGGGGTTCCGCCGTCAGCCTACGACCGCGTGGTGACCTCGGGCGACGTGACCCGTGACCTGATCGCGGAAGGCCCGCGCAAAATCTTCCATATCGGCGCTGACCGCGACCTGACCCTCTATGACGGCCTCGATATCGAGCTCGTCGAGGAATTCGAGGCCGCCGGCGTCGTCTGCACCGGATTTTTCGATGACGAGGTGGAGAAGCCTGAGGATTATGCGGACCTTTTGCGCCGGTTGCGTGCCAGGAACCTGCCGTTCATCTGCGCCAATCCCGATATCATGGTGGAGCGCGGCGAACGGATCATCTGGTGCGCCGGCGCCCTGGCGCGCGACTATGCCCAGCTCGGCGGCCGCACGCTGATCGCGGGAAAGCCCCACGCGCCGATTTACGACGTCGCGATGAAGGAGGTGGCCGAGGTCCTTGGCCGGCCGGTTGAGCGTTCGCAGGTCTTGGCCATCGGCGATGGTATGATGACCGATGTGAAGGGCGCCGCCGACAATGGTTTCAATGTTCTCTACGTCTCCGGCGGCATTCATGCCCGCGACTATGGCGACCCGTTGCGGCCGGATCCGGCAAGGCTCGGGGTTTTCCTGGAACGGCACGGTTATCGTCCGGTGGCCGTCATAGCCAGACTGCAGTAG
- the ileS gene encoding isoleucine--tRNA ligase, translating into MTDTPTADKAETIDYSKTLYLPQTDFPMRAGLPEKEPVLVKRWQDMDLYRKLRDSSAGRTKYVLHDGPPYANGNIHIGHALNKILKDVITRSFQMRGYDSNYVPGWDCHGLPIEWKIEEQYRAKGKNKDEVPVNEFRRECREFAAHWISVQGAEFQRLGVVGDFKNPYTTMAFHAESRIAGELLKFAMSGQLYRGSKPVMWSVVERTALAEAEIEYQDYESDTIWVKFPVASLVRPVDDGEARLTEGALDLLQAHVVIWTTTPWTIPGNRAVNYSPRISYGLYEVTAAENAFGPQPGEKLIFADALSEESSAKAKVTLNRLRSVTAQELASLTLSHPFKGLGGGYEFSVPMLAGDHVTDDAGTGFVHTAPGHGREDFDAWMDAAPDLRARGVDTAIPFTVDDAGFLTKDAPGFGPDREGGPARVIDDNGKKGNANQAVIDELIKRNALFARGRLKHSYPHSWRSKKPVIFRNTPQWFVYMDKDLGDGTTLRSRALKAIDDTRFVPAAGQNRIRAMIEERPDWVLSRQRAWGVPIAVFADEDGNVLKDEAVNQRIMDAFEEEGADAWFAAGAKERFLGNHDASRWRQVMDILDVWFDSGSTHVFTLEDRPDLKWPADVYLEGSDQHRGWFHSSLLESCGTRGRAPYDTVVTHGFTMDEDGRKMSKSLGNTVVPQDVIKQSGADILRLWVVTTDYWEDQRLGKNVLQTNIDAYRKLRNTIRWMLGTLAHDDGESVPLEAMPELERLMLHRLSELDEVVRQGYDAFEFKRITRTLLDFMVVELSAFYFDIRKDALYCDAPSSLKRKASVQVVRHLFDCLVKWLAPMLPFTTEEAWLDRHPDAVSVHLDQFPEIPADWKNEALAEKWRKVRQVRRVVTGALEIARAQKVIGSSLEAVPVVTINDAALEAAISDVDMAEMAITSDLVIAHGQAPTGAFTLDDVKSVAVAVEKAEDRGLVKCARSWRYTADVGQDAEFRDVSARDAAVLHELQALGRL; encoded by the coding sequence ATGACCGATACCCCTACCGCCGACAAGGCCGAGACAATCGACTATTCCAAGACGCTTTACTTGCCGCAAACGGATTTCCCGATGCGCGCCGGCTTGCCCGAGAAGGAGCCGGTTCTGGTCAAGCGCTGGCAGGACATGGACCTCTACCGCAAGCTGCGCGACAGCTCCGCCGGCCGCACGAAATACGTGCTGCATGACGGCCCGCCCTACGCAAACGGCAACATCCATATCGGCCATGCGCTGAACAAGATCCTCAAGGATGTCATCACCCGCTCGTTCCAGATGCGCGGCTATGATTCCAACTATGTGCCTGGCTGGGACTGCCACGGCTTGCCGATCGAATGGAAGATCGAGGAGCAGTATCGCGCCAAGGGCAAGAACAAGGACGAGGTGCCGGTCAACGAATTCCGTAGGGAATGCCGTGAGTTCGCTGCGCACTGGATCTCGGTGCAGGGCGCCGAATTCCAGCGGCTAGGCGTCGTCGGCGACTTCAAGAACCCCTATACGACGATGGCCTTCCACGCCGAGTCGCGCATCGCCGGCGAACTGTTGAAATTTGCCATGTCGGGCCAGCTCTATCGCGGCTCAAAGCCGGTGATGTGGAGCGTCGTCGAGCGCACCGCATTGGCCGAGGCCGAGATCGAATACCAGGACTACGAATCCGATACGATCTGGGTGAAGTTTCCCGTCGCCAGCCTGGTCCGCCCCGTCGATGACGGTGAAGCCAGGCTGACGGAAGGCGCGCTCGACCTGCTGCAGGCCCATGTCGTCATCTGGACGACAACCCCCTGGACGATCCCTGGCAACCGTGCCGTCAACTATTCGCCGCGTATCAGCTACGGTCTTTACGAGGTCACGGCGGCCGAGAACGCGTTTGGGCCGCAGCCCGGCGAAAAGCTGATCTTTGCCGATGCTCTCTCCGAAGAATCGTCGGCCAAGGCCAAGGTCACCTTGAATCGTCTTCGCAGCGTTACCGCGCAAGAGCTTGCAAGCCTTACGCTTTCGCACCCCTTCAAGGGTCTCGGAGGCGGTTACGAATTCTCAGTGCCGATGCTCGCCGGCGACCATGTCACCGATGATGCCGGCACGGGTTTCGTCCACACGGCGCCCGGCCACGGTCGCGAGGATTTCGATGCCTGGATGGATGCGGCACCCGACCTGCGCGCGCGCGGTGTCGACACCGCGATCCCCTTTACCGTCGACGACGCCGGCTTCCTGACCAAGGACGCGCCGGGCTTCGGCCCGGATCGCGAGGGCGGACCGGCGCGCGTCATCGACGACAATGGCAAGAAAGGCAACGCCAACCAGGCCGTCATCGATGAGCTGATCAAGCGCAACGCCTTGTTCGCGCGCGGCCGGCTCAAGCATTCCTATCCGCATTCCTGGCGGTCGAAGAAGCCGGTCATCTTCCGCAACACGCCGCAATGGTTCGTCTATATGGACAAGGACCTCGGCGACGGCACGACGCTGCGCAGCCGCGCCTTGAAGGCCATCGACGACACCCGCTTCGTGCCGGCCGCCGGCCAGAACCGCATCCGCGCCATGATCGAGGAGCGCCCCGACTGGGTGCTGTCGCGCCAGCGCGCCTGGGGCGTACCGATCGCCGTCTTCGCCGATGAGGATGGCAACGTGCTGAAGGACGAGGCGGTCAACCAGCGCATCATGGATGCCTTCGAGGAAGAAGGTGCCGATGCCTGGTTCGCCGCTGGCGCCAAGGAGCGTTTCCTCGGCAATCACGATGCCTCCAGGTGGAGGCAGGTGATGGACATCCTCGACGTCTGGTTCGATTCGGGCTCGACGCATGTATTCACGCTCGAGGACCGTCCTGACCTGAAGTGGCCGGCCGACGTCTATCTCGAAGGCTCCGACCAGCACCGTGGCTGGTTCCACTCCTCGCTGCTCGAAAGCTGCGGCACCAGGGGCAGGGCGCCTTACGACACCGTCGTCACCCATGGTTTCACCATGGACGAGGACGGGCGCAAGATGTCGAAATCGCTCGGAAACACCGTCGTGCCGCAGGACGTCATCAAGCAGTCCGGCGCCGACATTCTGCGGCTGTGGGTGGTGACGACGGATTATTGGGAAGACCAGCGGCTCGGCAAGAACGTGCTGCAGACCAACATCGATGCCTACCGCAAGCTGCGCAACACCATTCGCTGGATGCTGGGCACGCTCGCCCATGATGATGGCGAGAGCGTGCCGCTCGAAGCGATGCCGGAGTTGGAGCGGTTGATGCTGCATCGGCTGTCCGAGCTCGACGAGGTGGTGCGCCAGGGCTACGACGCCTTCGAGTTCAAGCGCATCACCCGCACGCTTCTCGATTTCATGGTGGTCGAGCTGTCGGCCTTCTATTTCGACATCCGCAAGGACGCGCTCTACTGCGACGCGCCGTCGAGCCTGAAGCGCAAGGCCTCGGTGCAGGTGGTGCGCCACCTCTTCGATTGCCTGGTGAAATGGCTGGCGCCAATGCTGCCCTTCACCACGGAAGAGGCCTGGCTCGACCGCCATCCCGATGCGGTGTCGGTGCATCTCGACCAGTTCCCGGAAATCCCGGCGGATTGGAAGAATGAGGCGCTGGCGGAGAAATGGCGCAAGGTACGGCAGGTGCGCCGCGTCGTCACCGGCGCGCTCGAGATCGCGCGGGCCCAGAAGGTAATCGGCTCCTCGCTGGAGGCGGTGCCGGTCGTCACGATCAACGACGCAGCGCTCGAGGCGGCGATATCGGATGTTGATATGGCGGAGATGGCGATCACCAGCGATCTCGTCATTGCCCATGGCCAAGCGCCGACAGGTGCCTTCACCCTCGACGACGTCAAGAGCGTTGCCGTGGCGGTCGAGAAGGCCGAGGACCGCGGTTTGGTCAAATGCGCGCGCTCATGGCGCTATACGGCCGATGTCGGGCAGGATGCCGAATTCCGCGACGTTTCGGCGCGCGATGCGGCCGTATTGCATGAATTGCAGGCGCTTGGGCGTTTGTAA
- a CDS encoding pilus assembly protein, whose translation MHEIWRQFRRDKRGNYALMTVVAMVPLMGGLAVAVDFTEMNREKQMVTNALDAANFATARRLTEGATDDQLRAYALDFFNANLNDVDPASATLNVTLPSTATGGGLMTMTAQLNYKPYFYPAFAQLVGKSATDANQRISFNITSQVRLKNTLEVALALDNSGSMTTLGTGSGQMRIDLLKTAAKQLVDTLAQQAAMIKQVDKPVQFGLVPFAASVNVGAANGNASWMDTEGLSPVSNENFDWSTLNAPTKYAQQTNGIWYKRGTGWGAAEGQMLTRFSLYRDMQVVTNHERVVNSKRVVCDAYNSNNTCKRSHDEYDYIDSYGPFASWQGCVESRPYPYNVNDTPTAGGSANTGIGVGDPATMFVPMFAPDEPGNHWKLTQDPDEAAPVTYGAVNSWWNDDPSSSTGQSRLRNMAKYFQPRPIDAPALPTGNGPNYSCTTGAITPLTDVSVADGQTAIKAAIDLMQPNGGTNVPEGLAWGWRVVSSGEPFTQGRPETEKGNDKVVIVLTDGANTYYTPSSLGYSDPANSKSTYASYGYLNPGYNGTSVGRMFMGTSSAIGQFDYSNGNYTNALNEQMATLCNNAKAANILVMTVALDLSTTKASDQLAINALKSCSSDSRFRKDPTDPSKPAKLFWNATGASLSNDFKEIGNELSNLRVVG comes from the coding sequence ATGCATGAAATCTGGCGTCAGTTCCGCCGCGACAAGCGTGGCAACTATGCTCTTATGACGGTTGTGGCGATGGTGCCGCTGATGGGCGGCCTGGCGGTCGCGGTCGATTTCACCGAAATGAATCGCGAAAAACAGATGGTGACGAACGCGCTCGACGCCGCCAACTTCGCCACGGCGCGGCGGCTGACGGAAGGTGCTACCGACGACCAGCTGAGAGCCTATGCGCTCGATTTCTTCAATGCCAACCTGAACGATGTCGATCCGGCCAGTGCGACGCTCAACGTCACCTTGCCCAGCACCGCCACCGGCGGCGGCCTGATGACGATGACCGCGCAGCTCAACTACAAGCCCTATTTCTACCCTGCCTTTGCCCAGCTTGTCGGCAAATCCGCGACCGATGCGAACCAGAGGATCAGCTTCAACATCACCTCCCAGGTGCGGCTGAAGAACACGCTGGAAGTTGCCCTGGCGCTCGACAATTCAGGATCGATGACCACGCTTGGCACAGGCTCTGGACAAATGCGCATCGATCTTCTCAAGACCGCGGCCAAACAGCTGGTCGACACGCTTGCCCAGCAGGCGGCGATGATCAAGCAGGTCGACAAGCCGGTACAGTTCGGCCTCGTGCCATTTGCCGCCTCGGTCAATGTCGGCGCCGCCAATGGCAATGCATCCTGGATGGATACCGAGGGCCTGTCGCCGGTGTCGAACGAGAATTTCGACTGGTCGACATTGAACGCCCCCACCAAATACGCCCAGCAGACCAACGGCATCTGGTACAAGCGCGGCACCGGCTGGGGCGCAGCGGAAGGCCAGATGCTGACCCGGTTTTCGCTTTATCGCGACATGCAGGTCGTCACCAACCACGAGCGTGTCGTCAACAGCAAGCGGGTGGTTTGCGACGCATACAACTCGAACAACACCTGCAAACGCAGCCACGACGAATATGACTACATCGATTCCTATGGTCCATTCGCCAGTTGGCAAGGCTGTGTCGAGTCCCGGCCCTATCCCTACAATGTCAACGACACCCCGACGGCCGGCGGCTCGGCCAACACCGGCATAGGCGTCGGTGATCCGGCAACGATGTTCGTGCCGATGTTCGCCCCGGACGAACCCGGCAATCATTGGAAACTGACCCAGGACCCCGACGAGGCCGCACCGGTGACCTATGGCGCGGTGAACAGCTGGTGGAACGACGATCCTTCGAGCAGCACCGGTCAATCCCGGCTGCGCAACATGGCCAAATATTTCCAGCCGCGGCCGATCGATGCGCCGGCGCTGCCCACCGGCAATGGCCCGAACTACAGCTGCACCACCGGTGCAATCACGCCGCTGACCGACGTCAGCGTCGCCGATGGGCAAACAGCAATCAAAGCAGCGATCGACCTGATGCAGCCGAATGGCGGCACCAATGTTCCCGAGGGCCTAGCGTGGGGCTGGCGGGTGGTTTCAAGCGGTGAACCGTTCACGCAGGGGCGCCCCGAAACGGAAAAAGGCAACGACAAGGTGGTGATCGTGCTGACCGACGGCGCCAACACCTACTATACGCCGTCCTCGCTAGGCTATTCAGATCCCGCCAACTCGAAATCGACCTATGCGTCCTACGGCTATCTCAACCCCGGCTACAACGGCACCTCGGTCGGCCGCATGTTCATGGGCACATCGAGCGCCATCGGTCAGTTCGATTATTCGAACGGCAATTATACAAATGCGCTCAACGAACAGATGGCGACGCTTTGCAACAACGCCAAGGCGGCCAACATCCTGGTGATGACCGTGGCGCTCGATCTGTCGACGACCAAGGCCAGCGACCAGTTGGCCATCAATGCGCTGAAATCCTGCTCGTCGGACTCGCGCTTCCGCAAGGATCCGACGGATCCGAGCAAGCCGGCGAAATTGTTCTGGAATGCGACCGGCGCCAGCCTATCGAACGACTTCAAGGAAATCGGCAACGAACTGTCGAACCTGCGGGTGGTCGGCTAA
- a CDS encoding CAP domain-containing protein → MTAEKIEIRQADLNRRAWIKAAGLAALIGLAACSTVSVPTGQGAGVSSSATATLASLRATAGLGPLVPDAQLEQAALQQAGYMASRERMSHTMGWGKDFASRMKDNGVRGAAAENIAEGRFDQQKLFDIWAHSPGHRRNMLDPDFSRFGLAYVRDGRDPNLRYWSLVLGK, encoded by the coding sequence ATGACAGCTGAAAAAATCGAAATCCGTCAAGCAGACCTGAACAGGCGCGCATGGATCAAGGCGGCCGGCCTCGCCGCCTTGATCGGGCTTGCCGCCTGCAGCACCGTCTCTGTCCCCACAGGCCAAGGCGCAGGCGTTTCCTCCTCCGCCACCGCCACACTGGCCAGCTTGCGCGCCACAGCCGGGCTCGGTCCGCTGGTCCCGGACGCACAGCTCGAACAGGCCGCACTGCAGCAGGCCGGCTACATGGCCTCGCGCGAGCGCATGAGCCACACCATGGGCTGGGGCAAGGATTTCGCCTCGCGCATGAAGGACAACGGAGTGCGGGGGGCCGCGGCCGAAAACATCGCCGAGGGCCGCTTCGACCAGCAGAAGCTGTTCGACATCTGGGCGCATTCGCCCGGCCATCGCCGCAACATGCTCGATCCGGATTTCAGCCGCTTCGGTCTCGCCTATGTCCGCGATGGACGTGACCCCAACCTGCGCTACTGGTCGCTGGTTCTCGGCAAGTAG